The sequence GCCGGAAATAACTGTCTCTACACAGCCCCGTTTGCCGCAATAACAAGGCTCGCCATCATGAACAAGTTCATTGTGTCCCCACTCGCCCGCAATACCGTGTGCGCCATGCAATACCCGATCTCCGCACACGATGCCTCCTCCCACTCCGGTACCGATAATCATGCCGAATGCCGTCCGGTCACGCCCTTTCATAAGATTTCTGCCGGAACCAAGCAGCGATTCCGCAAGGGCAAAACAGTTGGCATCGTTTTCTATCAACACGGTGCACTGGAGCAGGCCCTCAAGATCAACTTTAAGATTCCGGCTGTTCAGACAGAGAGTATTGGAGTTTTTCAAAGCGCCGGCTTCAGCGTCATACCTTCCCGGAGTACCCATTCCGATAACCTTCGGAAGAGGAAATCCGCTCTCCCTGGAAACCAGATCAAGCAGGTTGACAATTCTTCCGGTTATGTGCCGATAACCCTCATTCGCCTCTGTCGCTATTCTCCTCCGGATAAGCGGCTTCATCGCCTCATCGACAACAACAGCCTCTATCTTGCTGCCTCCGAGATCGATCCCCCAGTATCTGCTGCTCATTGTCAGTCCGCTCCTCTTTTCAGCATCGAAAACTGTACCGCATTCTTGAACAACCAGGCAGAAATCAGATAGATCAGCGCAGCGCTCATACAGCCTATGAGCATGCCGGCAAACACATCCCCCGGATAGTGTACGCCGACATAGACCCGTGAATAGCCCACGAGAACAGCATAAAGTATCATCACAATGGCAAAAAGCTTTTCAACGAACTCGCCTCGGTGAAAAAAAATCCATATCACCGAGGCGACAGCAGCCGAATTCGCCGCATGTGACGAGGCGAAAGAAAATGAATGAGATTGATTGACCAGCAGACGACATGTATCGAGAGCGAAACAGGGCCTTATACGCTGAACAAGAGGCTTAAGAATACCGGATGCGGTGTAATCAGACAGACCGACAGAAAGCAGCGCAATGAGAAGCACGGCAATACCGCCGCGCTGTCTTCTGACGAGAATAAACAGCGCGGCAAGCAGAAATATATGTGCCGAGAGTTTAAATGTGGTAAGAAACACCATGAGATCATCAAGGGCAGGATGCACCAGGAAAAGGTTTATCCAGCGGAAAATCCCCGCATCAATCTCTCCTGCCAGTGACATAAGGCGTTACTTTTTACTGCTCCCTTTTTTCTTTTTAGAAGCAACTGCTGCCGACGCAGCCTCAAGC comes from Chlorobium limicola DSM 245 and encodes:
- a CDS encoding phosphatase PAP2 family protein produces the protein MSLAGEIDAGIFRWINLFLVHPALDDLMVFLTTFKLSAHIFLLAALFILVRRQRGGIAVLLIALLSVGLSDYTASGILKPLVQRIRPCFALDTCRLLVNQSHSFSFASSHAANSAAVASVIWIFFHRGEFVEKLFAIVMILYAVLVGYSRVYVGVHYPGDVFAGMLIGCMSAALIYLISAWLFKNAVQFSMLKRGAD
- a CDS encoding ROK family protein produces the protein MSSRYWGIDLGGSKIEAVVVDEAMKPLIRRRIATEANEGYRHITGRIVNLLDLVSRESGFPLPKVIGMGTPGRYDAEAGALKNSNTLCLNSRNLKVDLEGLLQCTVLIENDANCFALAESLLGSGRNLMKGRDRTAFGMIIGTGVGGGIVCGDRVLHGAHGIAGEWGHNELVHDGEPCYCGKRGCVETVISGPALERYYCSLTGISRSLPEIAGLCDVDRSAEATIRRLVDNFARALASVLNILDPDCCIIGGGVGCIGRLYSQECIGRIERSLFNATLQIPLLKPQLGDSAGVFGAALLAVNS